GCTGCTTCTTTGAGCTTCAATAATATCCAGACTTCAACTATAACCAAATTGAAGAGAAATGCATCCATGATCATGGCTGTTGGGAAGgtggaaaaataattttatattactaCAAAAACCCACAGTTTTTATCTGTACAATTGAAACCAAAATCATAGTCTAATCTTGCAGGACCCTTGCAAGAGAGCCTACAGAACTGGATCCAGTCAAAACGTAGGTAGCAATaaagtttctaatttttcaGCTTTGCATACCACATCCAAGTCAATTTCATCCACATCAGATATCTGTAATTAAATCCCACCAAGCAATTATTTTGGACAAAGCTTTTTAGAATTCTGTTATTCATATCGACATCAAAATTGAACTTCCATTATTCTTTATACTTCTATTAAATAATTACATAGATGCACAATTTTAGAATGGCCCTCGAAGGACATTGAATCACAAGACACATATGCGACTCATGAGCCAAACACTACTAAAACGACAGAAAATAATGACTTCCttgttaaatatataataaagcaTCCTGATACCCACAACACATTATACATGTACCACTTCCAGACTAGTAGCAAAGCATTGGTATTCTTTAATATGATGACAAAGCCTAAACTTTGTACGCAAAAATGTATGCTAGTATTGGAGTTTCAGAGGATCAATCCCTGTGCCGGTGTGGTTTTGGAGGGCTCATTTTTTGGGGATTCAGTTTCATGGGTCTGAGCAGAGCCTTTCACTTTTTTCTCCTGATCTTCCTCAGCTAAGACCTTTTCCTTTGCCTTCTGCTCTGCTTCCCCTGCTGCCTTGGCAACCTTACTGAATGCACCAGTAACCCATGTAGCCCCAGTTAAAATATACCGATTCTTCATAATGGCAGATCCAGCATTACTGACTGTCTGCTCAGCAGCTGAAATTGCAGTCTTGGTCTTCTCAGAAACATGAAAATTCTCATCCATTTCCTTCACTTTTTCAGTCACAATGGTCGTGTCGGCAGTCACTTGGTATCTAAAACAAAAAGGCAACTTTGCTGGCACACAAACTCACCATCACGCATCAGAAGTCAGAACTACAATAACCAACACAAGTTTTTGACAAAAGCATGATTGGTGACAAGACAATGAGAACCAGCTTACTTAGTGATGTAATGGTCCCAGACACACAAGGTTGAGACATCCTTGCAAACACCTTCCTTCAAGTCAATACCCATTTTGCTATT
The sequence above is drawn from the Quercus robur chromosome 7, dhQueRobu3.1, whole genome shotgun sequence genome and encodes:
- the LOC126691355 gene encoding binding partner of ACD11 1-like produces the protein MEVISSLYAEHASGNSKMGIDLKEVCVPAKLPFCFRYQVTADTTIVTEKVKEMDENFHVSEKTKTAISAAEQTVSNAGSAIMKNRYILTGATWVTGAFSKVAKAAGEAEQKAKEKVLAEEDQEKKVKGSAQTHETESPKNEPSKTTPAQGLIL